From a region of the Notolabrus celidotus isolate fNotCel1 chromosome 14, fNotCel1.pri, whole genome shotgun sequence genome:
- the plekhg2 gene encoding pleckstrin homology domain-containing family G member 3, producing the protein MNYPNSVAVLRECMKNKTLVCFFQERQTTLNHSLPLETYLLKPVQRILKYHLLLQELLKHFDKSDPGYEVVEDAIITMTAVAWYINDMKRKQEHAVRLQEIESLLVNWTGPDLCGFGELVLEGSFKVQRVKKERAFFLFDKMLLIAKKRLEQFVYSTHIFCCNLLLVETLKDPLCFKVSDQTIPKQQHVVQTKNQEEKRLWSHYLKRLIVENHPASLPQKARQVLGDNFCQSPQFDQENLKKSSALSRFDDIHSYHRGRRQSEPPELLMYTPEKSRKSLPLLLEGNLPYRRTRRQSAPAKDIESAFHPNALKQAGSEGELCQAESLGLASSSSTLASSVIEVEAERTEAGLMPQKQNRKQQEEEEDEEEELTSLSPPPTLSITEEILEFINQSRAREGLAAIRSDPKEDVQDPPKDSQPSSDQTNFTCPLPPVACTSSPEQSLTGEQEQESAEVKSDVALQSQTGRSGEERNKKTTDEAEDALGEPSPAEKGPEAVGGTLGELVEKETEEEKTRDEEEEGGGNITAAQTPDPHPSITIEEEPVFLPKEEEHTEAATPTQNPDTIRHPLQRRHPPTRGAHLTKRDQKIIEKIRSYYEAAAEAEEDEEEEEDEQGEGGASKRRNSFSQIPSGLVKDSVSRFDVSEHQGEPEVAPSSASETSEVLKRGTESELCSPVSPVIPDTVPAADDDSPASGFVEGSIKSPTSSIMQDMITEERECQDQQSDFKRPDGEEAEIQDKNGGRLEEEEEEEEEETCVGGLQQAEGPPVPKQCRDQTTKTSPGNPAVMNGQEPNQESPAEPKGSLKEPSKPLTKTQTMMARTKQQELTKTSGNLEGLPSQIKVGRWSRHSRIVTANRALFEGMTSDITGIRLFEAGPAEDPILLENSERILSKVQTLAKMYGAKASTMKVPLHQKRASAVRNQSLISGRLSGLSTQTQTEGKTHQVKSQTRMQTPIEYRQQTMRESVSTRTQTLPETKAQSQTTTQPAHTKTQAWSQAQTYYQSQNQSKTYQGQTLTRVDRAIQEKRIRRAHSLTTDLQETAVTPSEPLLFGHVFVKEQLSLTCHQQANGVILSRPRDFISALTKDRDPQVGCGSDDIPQPLTGDSSCAPTREESSSIQSYNSEHSWADKSSTASRSHLRTQPEEERFV; encoded by the exons ttCGGTGGCCGTGCTGAGGGAGTGCATGAAGAACAAAACGCTGGTTTGCTTCTTCCAGGAGAGACAGACGACCCTGAACCACTCGTTACCTCTGGAGACGTACCTGCTGAAACCGGTGCAGAGGATCCTCAAATACCACCTGTTACTGCAG GAACTCCTGAAGCACTTTGACAAGAGCGACCCGGGATATGAGGTCGTGGAGGACGCCATCATCACCATGACCGCGGTCGCCTGGTACATCAACGACATGAAGAGGAAGCAGGAACACGCAGTGCGACTACAG GAGATCGAGTCCCTGCTGGTGAACTGGACCGGACCGGACCTCTGCGGGTTCGGAGAGCTGGTCCTGGAGGGTTCTTTTAAAGTCCAGAGAGTGAAGAAGGAGAGAGCGTTCTTCCTCTTCGATAAGATGCTTCTGATCGCCAAGAAGAGGCTGGAGCAGTTCGTCTACAGCACGCACATATTC TGTTGTAACCTCCTGCTGGTCGAGACCCTGAAGGATCCTCTCTGCTTCAAAGTGTCCGATCAGACCATCCCCAAACAGCAGCACGTGGTCCAG aCGAAGAACCAGGAGGAGAAGAGACTGTGGTCGCACTACCTCAAGAGACTGATCGTAGAGAACCATCCGGCCTCGCTCCCACAGAAG gCGAGGCAAGTCCTGGGAGACAACTTCTGCCAAT CGCCTCAGTTCGACCAGGAGAACCTGAAGAAGTCGTCGGCGTTGTCGAGGTTCGACGACATCCACAGCTATCACCGCGGCCGGCGTCAGTCAG AGCCTCCAGAGCTGCTCATGTACACGCCTGAGAAGTCCAGGAAGagcctccctctgctgctggagggaAACCTGCCGTACAGACGCACCAGGAGACAGTCAG CTCCGGCTAAAGACATCGAGTCGGCATTTCATCCCAACG CTTTGAAG CAAGCAGGAAGTGAAGGTGAGCTGTGCCAGGCAGAAAGTCTGGGAttggccagcagcagcagcacgctCGCCTCGTCTGTGATCGAGGTGGAAGCTGAGCGGACCGAAGCGGGCCTGATGCCACAGAAGCAGAATCGtaaacaacaggaagag gaggaagacgaagaagaggagTTGACGTCCCTCAGTCCTCCTCCCACCCTGTCCATCACAGAGGAGATCCTGGAGTTCATCAACCAGAGCAGAGCCAGGGAAGGGTTGGCCGCCATCCGCTCTGATCCGAAG GAGGACGTCCAAGATCCACCCAAAGACTCTCAGCCCTCATCCGACCAGACCAACTTCACCTGCCCGCTGCCCCCAGTCGCCTGCACCTCCAGCCCAGAACAAAGTCTAACAGGCGAACAGGAGCAGGAGAGCGCTGAAGTGAAGAGTGACGTCGCACTCCAAAGTCAGACCGGTCGCTCTGGAGAGGAAAGGAACAAGAAGACTACTGATGAAGCTGAAGACGCCCTGGGAGAACCAAGTCCGGCAGAAAAGGGACCGGAAGCAGTCGGAGGAACACTCGGAGAACTggtagaaaaagaaacagaagaggagaaaacaagggatgaagaagaggagggaggagggaacaTCACTGCTGCCCAAACACCAGATCCTCATCCCTCTATCACGATAGAAGAAGAGCCGGTCTTCTTACCCAAGGAGGAGGAACATACCGAGGCTGCCACCCCGACTCAAAATCCAGACACCATTCGTCACCCTCTCCAGAGGCGCCACCCGCCCACGAGGGGCGCCCACCTCACCAAGCGGGACCAAAAGATCATCGAGAAGATCCGGAGCTACTACGAGGCGGCAGCCGAGGCCGAagaggacgaggaagaggaggaggatgagcagGGAGAAGGAGGGGCTTCAAAAAGGAGAAACAGTTTCTCACAGATCCCGTCAGGCCTGGTGAAGGACTCGGTGTCCCGGTTTGATGTGTCTGAACACCAGGGGGAGCCAGAGGTCGCACCCTCCTCCGCTTCAGAGACAAGTGAAGTCCTGAAAAGAGGAACTGAGTCAGAGCTTTGTTCTCCCGTCAGTCCCGTGATCCCGGATACCGTACCTGCAGCAGACGATGATAGTCCGGCAAGTGGCTTCGTGGAGGGTTCAATCAAGTCCCCAACCTCGTCCATCATGCAGGACATGATCACCGAGGAGCGAGAGTGTCAAGACCAGCAGTCCGACTTTAAAAGGCCTGATGGAGAAGAGGCTGAGATACAAGACAAAAATGGAGGACGactagaggaagaggaggaggaggaagaggaggagacatgTGTTGGAGGTTTACAGCAAGCAGAAGGACCGCCTGTTCCCAAACAGTGCCGAGACCAAACCACCAAAACAAGTCCTGGAAACCCCGCTGTGATGAACGGGCAAGAACCAAACCAAGAGAGCCCAGCAGAACCAAAAGGAAGCCTTAAGGAACCATCAAAACCTCTCACCAAAACCCAGACCATGATGGCAAGAACCAAACAACAAGAACTTACCAAGACCAGTGGGAATCTTGAGGGTCTCCCCAGTCAGATCAAAGTGGGTCGGTGGTCTCGCCACTCCAGGATCGTCACGGCAAACCGGGCCTTGTTTGAAGGCATGACATCAGACATAACAGGCATACGGTTGTTTGAGGCCGGCCCCGCAGAGGATCCCATTCTCCTGGAGAACTCTGAGCGTATCCTGAGCAAGGTCCAGACGTTGGCTAAGATGTACGGCGCCAAAGCCAGCACCATGAAGGTCCCGCTGCATCAGAAACGGGCCAGCGCAGTACGGAACCAATCGCTGATCTCAGGGAGACTTTCTGGACTCTCAACTCAGACCCAGACTGAAGGCAAGACTCATCAGGTTAAGTCTCAGACTCGAATGCAGACCCCGATAGAGTACCGGCAGCAAACAATGAGAGAATCAGTTTCCACCAGGACTCAAACTCTCCCAGAGACCAAAGCTCAAAGCCAAACCACAACACAACCTGCTCATACCAAAACCCAGGCGTGGAGTCAGGCGCAGACGTATTACCAAAGCCAGAACCAGAGCAAGACTTACCAGGGTCAAACATTGACCCGGGTGGACCGAGCGATCCAGGAGAAAAGGATAAGGAGGGCCCACAGCTTGACAACAG ATCTCCAGGAGACAGCGGTGACCCCCTCCGAGCCTCTGCTGTTCGGGCATGTGTTCGTCAAGGAGCAGTTGTCCCTGACATGTCACCAACAGGCAAACGGCGTCATCCTCTCCAGGCCGAGGGACTTCATCTCCGCCTTAACCAAAGACAGAGACCCCCAGGTGGGATGTGGATCAGATGATATTCCTCAGCCTTTAACAGGAGACAGCTCATGTGCTCCAACAAGAGAGGAGTCGTCATCGATTCAGAGCTACAACTCTGAGCACAGCTGGGCCGACAAGTCCTCTACGGCATCCAGATCTCACCTCAGAACACAACCTGAAGAGGAGCGCTTCGTG